A single genomic interval of Rhododendron vialii isolate Sample 1 chromosome 3a, ASM3025357v1 harbors:
- the LOC131321207 gene encoding uncharacterized protein LOC131321207, whose product MDPDDMEKMAFITPRDLFCYLVMSFGLKNAGATFQRMVYLLFRMLIGEIMEAYIDDMVVKSLKAENHLSHLAEVFAILKKYKLRLNADKCAFGVSSGKFLGYLVTRRGIEADPNQILAIHQQLKPPSTPREIQKLTGMAAALNRFISHSSDKCHVFFQTLKKQNRRNFKWTVDCDAALTELKSYLCSAPLLVKPKAFETLHLYLVVSPHAVSSALIRREGLEDQPIYFTSRTLLPAQTRYLALEKLLLALVTATPKLLPYFQEHPIIVLTEFPLKNLLRKADLSSRVSQWAVELANFDIHFEPRTAIKAQVLADFIAEFTSEKQQEARKTWNLFSGDVWKLHVDRASNSNSAGAGVVLVNPCGVLHESAITINFPATNNKAEYEALLAGLRAATSLQVEDLQVFCDSQLIVNQVTGDYEARDPRMIKYQATALELIQGFKGFHIEQINRENNAHADALASLASASKASEYRHISLGEIHQPSFEVSKEVLGISIGPTWMDKIVSFLKNDTLPPDKKEAHRVRSKTAHYWISENGQLYRKCFTGPYLRVVHPNEVPIILTELHSGSCGCHSGGRSLCQRALSQGYFWKGMKKDCEEWVEAEPLVTTTEADVRRFVWKNIVTRFGVPYAIVSDNGSQFVGKELTGLCAEFGIRFFNSTPSYPQGNGQAEATNKTVCVGIKRRLDSKRGKWAKELPRVLSAYRSTPRRSTGQTPFAMAFGMEAVIPLESRFPTLRTETFDPQTNNDAVATELILAEEKRDDPQLKLANYQQEVARSYNRSVRLKKFRTDDWVWRKVVRASQKTKFKPNWEGPYRVIKEVGIGSYKLEDKEGREIENPWNAINLRKAYL is encoded by the exons atggaccccgacgacatggaaaAAATGGCATTCATCACCCCCAGGGACCTCTTCTGCTACCTGGTTATGTCGTTCGGTCTTAAGAATGCGGGGGCCACATTtcaaagaatggtatacctATTGTTCAGAATGCTCATCGGAGAGATCATGGAAGCCTATATTGACGATATGGTCGTCAAAAGTCTCAAAGCCGAGAACCACCTCTCTCACCTTGCCGAAGTCTTTGCAATACTGAAGAAGTACAAGTTACGGCTGAATGCCGACAAATGCGCCTTTGGAGTTAGTTCCGGGAAGTTCCTCGGTTATCTCGTCACTCGGCGTGGAATCGAAGCAGATCCGAATCAGATCTTAGCTATTCATCagcaattaaaaccaccatcgactcctcgggaaattcagaagctGACAGGGATGGCGGCGGCCCTTAACAGGTTTATTAGCCACTCATCAGATAAATGCCACGTTTTCTTCCAAACTCTAAAGAAACAAAACCGACGAAACTTCAAATGGACAGTAGATTGCGATGCAGCCCTAACTGAGCTGAAATCTTATCTTTGTTCAGCCCCACTTCTCGTCAAACCAAAAGCTTTTGaaactctccatctctacttAGTTGTTTCCCCACATGCTGTCAGCTCGGCACTTATCCGACGGGAAGGCCTTGAAGACCAACCCATTTACTTTACTAGCCGAACCTTACTCCCAGCACAAACCAGATATCTGGCActggagaagcttcttctagcaTTAGTTACAGCTACTCCGAAATTGCTCCCTTATTTTCAGGAGCACCCCATCATAGTTCTCACAGAGTTTCCACTAAAAAATCTCCTAAGGAAGGCCGACCTATCAAGCCGAGTATCTCAGTGGGCGgtcgaattagcaaattttgatatccatTTTGAGCCTCGAACAGCAATCAAGGCccaagtattggcagacttCATTGCTGAATTCACCTCCGAAA AACAACAAGAGGCTCGGAAAACGTGGAACTTATTCAGTGGAGACGTTTGGAAGCTACACGTTGATAGGGCATCAAACAGCAACAGTGCGGGTGCAGGGGTTGTCCTCGTAAACCCTTGTGGcgtccttcatgaaagtgctatcacaatcaacttcccagccaCAAACAAcaaagctgaatatgaagcactgcTAGCTGGGCTCCGAGCCGCAacaagtttacaagttgaagaccTACAAGTTTTCTGTGACTCTCAGCTGATCGTTAACCAAGTAACAGGGGATTATGAAGCTCGAGATCCAAGGATGATAAAGTATCAGGCTACGGCTCTTGAGCTAATCCAAGGGTTCAAGGGATTCCACATTGAACAaatcaacagagagaacaacgctCATGCCGATGCTCTTGCAAGTTTAGcctcggcaagcaaagcatctgaaTACAGGCACATCAGCCTCGGCGAGATCCACCAGCCAAGCTTTGAAGTCTCGAAGGAAGTTCTCGGCATTTCCATCGGTCCTACCTGGATGGATAAGATAGTCTCGTTCCTCAAGAATGATACGCTACCCCccgacaaaaaggaggcccatcGTGTACGCAGCAAAACAGCCCACTATTGGATCTCTGAGAAcggccaactctacaggaaatGCTTCACAGGGCCATATCTTCGAGTCGTTCATCCAAATGAGGTCCCAATAATATTGACCGAACTTCACTCAGGAAGCTGTGGTTGTCACTCCGGCGGGCGTTCCCTCTGTCAAAGAGCTCTTAGTCAAGGATACTTctggaaaggaatgaagaaggattgtgaagaa tgggtggaagccgagCCACTAGTCACAACCACTGAAGCAGACGTTCGGCGATTCGTTTGGAAAAACATCGTCACaaggttcggcgtgccttatgCAATTGTTTCGgataatggctcccaattcGTCGGCAAAGAATTAACAGGACTTTGTGCTGAGTTCGGAATTAGATTTttcaattcaaccccatcctacccccagggcaacggtcAGGCCGAAGCAACAAACAAGACAGTGTGCGTTGGCATCAAGCGTCGGCTAGACTCCaaacgaggaaaatgggccAAAGAATTGCCTCGGGTTCTCTCGGCCTACCGCTCCACTCCAAGACGCTCCActggccaaactccctttgcaatggccttcggcatggaggctgtTATCCCACTCGAATCCAGGTTCCCAACCCTGCGCACTGAAACTTTTGATCCACAAACCAACAATGATGCAGTGGCTACAGAGCTTATTTTAGCcgaagaaaagcgagacgatCCCCAGCTCAAACTAGCTAACTATCAGCAGGAAGTCGCTCGAAGCTACAATCGGAGCGTAAGGCTTAAGAAGTTCAGAACCGACGACTGGGTCTGGAGGAAGGTTGTCCGAGCAAGCCAGAAGACTAAATTCAAACCtaattgggaaggaccctacagGGTGATTAAGGAGGTCGGCATTGGATCATACAAGTTGGAAGAtaaagaaggaagggaaattgagAACCCTTGGAACGCTATAAACCTCAGGAAGGCATACCTTTGA
- the LOC131320426 gene encoding probable E3 ubiquitin-protein ligase RHC2A, whose protein sequence is MSNGGSSSSSYWCYRCSRFVRVRANQDSISCPDCDGGFIEQIPDDHHVPTRSTLSDSRRRRFPAAAMYMIGNGRNSNLGSSPALRRSRRNGGDRSPFNPVIVLRGPSDDGNNNNNNNNNGLELYYDDGVGSELRPLPASMSEFLLGSGFERLLDQLSQIEVNGIGRVDHSPASKAAIESMPTIHIDSAHVVTESHCAVCKEAFELGTEVKEMPCKHIYHSDCILPWLLMRNSCPVCRHELPSEGSADRNTVEPNRGQIENDDEAIGLTIWRLPGGGFAVGRFSGGRRGGGGGGGGGEREHTVVYTEMDGGFNNGGAPRRVSWASRGNASREGGGGGGLRRVFRNLFGCFGGIGSSSASTSSSGSQLSHRSGSSPSSVFSTSFRRRRDLAFDTSNGMRRW, encoded by the coding sequence ATGTCTAACGGGGGATCATCGTCCTCCTCGTACTGGTGCTACAGATGCAGCCGATTCGTTAGGGTTCGCGCCAACCAAGACTCCATCTCTTGTCCCGATTGCGACGGAGGATTCATCGAGCAGATCCCCGACGACCACCACGTCCCGACCCGATCCACCCTGTCCGACTCCCGACGGCGCCGTTTCCCCGCCGCCGCCATGTACATGATCGGCAACGGTCGGAACTCCAACCTCGGCTCGAGCCCCGCGCTCCGCAGGAGCAGGAGGAACGGTGGGGACCGGTCCCCGTTCAACCCCGTCATCGTCCTACGTGGCCCCTCCGACGACGgtaataataacaataacaacaataataatGGGTTGGAGTTGTATTACGACGATGGGGTCGGCTCGGAGCTGAGGCCGTTGCCTGCGAGCATGTCGGAGTTTCTACTAGGGTCGGGTTTCGAGAGGCTTCTGGATCAGTTATCCCAAATCGAAGTCAACGGAATAGGGCGCGTCGATCACTCCCCGGCTTCCAAGGCCGCCATCGAGTCGATGCCCACGATCCATATCGACTCGGCCCACGTCGTTACGGAATCTCACTGCGCCGTCTGTAAAGAGGCGTTCGAGTTGGGCACAGAAGTCAAGGAAATGCCGTGCAAGCACATATACCACTCCGATTGCATACTCCCCTGGCTTTTGATGCGGAATTCCTGCCCCGTTTGCCGCCACGAATTGCCTTCTGAAGGTAGTGCTGATAGGAACACGGTCGAGCCGAATAGAGGGCAAATTGAAAATGATGATGAGGCTATTGGGTTAACGATATGGAGGCTTCCGGGGGGAGGGTTTGCAGTGGGGAGGTTTTCGGGAGGGAGGAGAGGTGGGGGAGGAGGCGGGGGCGGAGGGGAGAGGGAGCATACGGTTGTGTACACAGAGATGGACGGGGGTTTCAACAACGGGGGCGCTCCGAGGAGGGTTTCGTGGGCGTCCAGAGGGAATGCGTCAAgagagggtggtggtggtggtggtttgagACGGGTTTTTCGGAACTTGTTTGGTTGTTTCGGGGGAATCGGTTCCTCCTCGGCCTCTACTTCTAGTTCGGGATCTCAGTTGAGTCACAGAAGTGGTTCTTCTCCGTCCTCGGTTTTCAGCACGTCGTTTCGGAGGCGCAGGGATCTGGCTTTCGACACTAGTAATGGTATGCGGAGATGGTGA